A window of the Aeromicrobium phoceense genome harbors these coding sequences:
- a CDS encoding tyrosine-type recombinase/integrase — MTQSTSTRGDEQASANRQRRSRSRHAGSITAYDTRQGRRWRFQIYVPKDPEQPELGDTRLTRGGFKNLEEAQDALAAALKKRAQNERFQGRVPTLGSFATSWCASLRLEASTMLGYEKIIRNHIVPALGDIRLDHLTATRIGRHYRELEASGRRDKRGYGTPLAANTVNKVHVVLGAILDAAVDEGIIAINPARKKRTVNAPRASQIRAQRPEILTWTGVELHAFLRWNRDVFDDDLFPLWHAIAYTGVRRGEALALRWADLNFATGRLAIRRAADVTVRNKAKTTKTGSARVIDLDSETLAVLKSYKTTRGTISLDLARADAYVFGNDAGEIRSPNEISRRWRYRVRRAQDDLIDLPALTLKGLRHTHATLLLELGEHPKVVQERLGHSTITTTMNIYSHVTPTMQKAAADRFAAHLEGS, encoded by the coding sequence ATGACCCAGTCAACGTCCACCCGAGGTGACGAACAGGCGTCGGCGAACCGCCAGCGCCGATCCCGGTCTCGCCACGCCGGGTCGATCACCGCCTACGACACCCGCCAGGGCCGACGGTGGCGGTTCCAGATCTACGTCCCCAAGGACCCCGAACAGCCGGAACTCGGTGACACGCGGCTGACCCGTGGTGGCTTCAAGAACCTGGAGGAGGCGCAGGACGCCTTGGCCGCTGCGCTGAAGAAGCGAGCCCAGAACGAGCGGTTCCAAGGGAGGGTGCCAACTCTCGGCAGCTTCGCCACGTCGTGGTGTGCGTCCCTGCGGCTCGAAGCCTCGACGATGCTGGGCTACGAGAAGATCATCCGCAACCACATCGTCCCGGCGCTCGGCGACATCCGGCTCGACCACCTGACCGCCACCAGAATCGGGCGGCACTACCGAGAACTGGAGGCCTCTGGCCGGCGGGACAAGCGGGGATACGGCACACCGCTGGCGGCCAACACGGTCAACAAGGTCCACGTCGTCCTCGGGGCGATCCTCGACGCAGCCGTGGACGAAGGAATCATCGCGATCAACCCGGCCCGAAAGAAGCGCACGGTCAACGCCCCGCGCGCCTCACAGATCCGGGCTCAGCGCCCCGAGATTCTTACTTGGACGGGCGTCGAGCTCCATGCGTTCCTGCGGTGGAATCGGGACGTGTTCGACGACGACCTCTTCCCGCTGTGGCACGCCATCGCCTACACCGGAGTTCGCCGCGGCGAGGCACTCGCGCTGCGTTGGGCGGACCTGAACTTCGCGACCGGCCGGCTCGCGATCAGGCGCGCTGCGGACGTCACGGTGCGCAACAAGGCGAAGACGACGAAAACCGGCTCGGCGCGCGTGATCGACCTCGATTCCGAGACGCTGGCCGTGCTCAAGTCGTACAAGACCACGCGCGGAACCATCTCCCTCGACCTCGCGCGGGCCGACGCCTACGTGTTCGGCAACGACGCGGGCGAGATCCGGTCGCCCAACGAGATCAGCCGGCGTTGGAGGTACCGCGTCCGGAGAGCGCAGGACGACCTCATCGACCTGCCGGCGCTGACCCTCAAGGGCCTGCGGCACACGCACGCGACCCTGCTGCTTGAACTGGGAGAACATCCCAAGGTCGTCCAAGAACGACTCGGACACTCGACGATCACGACGACGATGAACATCTACAGCCACGTGACCCCGACGATGCAGAAGGCTGCGGCGGATCGCTTTGCGGCGCACCTTGAGGGCTCATAG
- a CDS encoding helix-turn-helix domain-containing protein, with the protein MAANLRRARQSAGLDLRELASRVQRAGRAISHSAISKIENEERRVDVDDLVVFAYVLDTTPAALLTPPEDAPAPTGLPDGDYLDEEIWAWMRDLSPLIAGRLVWFWYGQAESTRRRIELNKNLVEMHVAKGQDEGITTAAEYEARIAKDEDRLLFIKARIVALDPAAADRIVQEDPSRWGPAPSTDTP; encoded by the coding sequence GTGGCGGCCAACCTCCGACGTGCACGTCAGAGCGCGGGCTTGGACCTGCGCGAACTTGCGTCACGGGTCCAACGAGCGGGCCGCGCCATCTCTCACTCCGCGATCAGCAAGATCGAGAACGAAGAGCGCCGTGTCGACGTCGACGATCTTGTTGTGTTCGCCTACGTCTTGGACACGACACCGGCGGCGCTCCTTACCCCGCCCGAGGATGCCCCGGCGCCGACGGGTCTGCCGGACGGGGACTATCTCGACGAGGAGATCTGGGCATGGATGCGCGATCTCAGCCCGCTCATCGCGGGTAGACTCGTGTGGTTCTGGTACGGGCAGGCGGAGTCGACACGACGCCGCATTGAGCTCAACAAGAATCTGGTCGAGATGCACGTGGCCAAGGGCCAGGATGAGGGCATCACCACGGCTGCTGAGTACGAGGCGCGGATTGCCAAGGACGAAGATCGACTGCTCTTCATCAAGGCCCGAATCGTTGCGCTCGATCCCGCCGCCGCCGATCGCATTGTGCAGGAAGACCCGAGCCGCTGGGGGCCCGCCCCAAGCACGGACACACCATGA
- a CDS encoding helix-turn-helix domain-containing protein codes for MQPSTVTIDQIRSSRSLVITRVEAAAALGVDPRTVTVGIENGSIPSVRLGRRVVIPREKFLRLFDPKDA; via the coding sequence ATGCAGCCGAGCACGGTGACGATCGACCAGATCCGCAGTTCTCGCAGCCTGGTCATCACGCGAGTGGAAGCAGCGGCGGCGCTCGGCGTCGACCCGCGCACCGTGACCGTGGGGATCGAGAACGGCAGTATCCCCTCGGTCCGACTCGGCAGGCGAGTCGTCATTCCACGCGAGAAGTTCCTGCGGCTGTTCGACCCGAAGGACGCGTGA